agttctgctctgccctataggttcgctatgagtcagaatcgactcgacagcaacgggtttggttttggtgttttataATCATCTATGTTCCGTGAAAGACCTTGTGATTTTGATTGGATTGCACCAATCTATAAATAACATTGAAGGAAACTGATGTCTTTACAATATCCATGAACTCAGTTTATCTctgtatttatttaggtcttctttgatagctttaaaatatttgtatctTACCCTATAGAAATATGTAATATGCCTTGTTTAAGTTTTCATTACttgatattttcatttatatagtcagttgtgttttcttttatatcaGCTTTCTCATTTTTTACTTTTGCTACCTGATAATGCAACTGTATTTTGCATGTTAGTCTTATATCCAACCACTTTTGCTAACTTCTTCTATTATTTCTAATAATTTACATATAAAACATTTTGGATTTCTTTATAAACAATCATATCATTTACCAGTGTTAATGATTTTATTTACTCCTTACAAATCCCTGTGTCTCTGGAATTGATTGCATTAtctactgttatggattggagtatgtccccccaaaatatgtgttgtaaattctaacctctatgcctctggttataatcccatttggaaatgggttgtctttgttatgttaatgaggcagggttagtgcagggtgtatcttgagtctatctcttttgagatataaaagagattaaacaaatgaggagaggagagatggggtaagataaatgctgtggtggttaagactgtgtcacaacttggctgagccatgattttcaatgatttggcagttatgtaatgatgtaatttggaagttatgtaataatgtagtcatcctccatgatgtgatataATCCcaccagccaatcagttgtaaggggtgtttctttgggggtgtgggctGCATTCGATATATGTATGGACGTCCTGGCAGAGCTTGtttccttgctctggatcctgcatctggcttgacatcatctgacctctggctcttgggacctgagccagcTATCTGCTGCactgcctgccagtcttggggttTGTCAGctcccacagcctgtgagccagcagcctgctgtcgtacctgccagtcttggatttGTTGGGCTCTGCAgctcatgagccagcagcctgctgtctaacctgtcaatcttgggttcatcagcttctgcagttacatgaatcaggagaagccttcagcctgataTATGACTCACAGTCTTGGGGCTTGCCAGCATCTACCaccatatgagccatttccttgagataaatctctcttttcTCTATATATACACGCTTCATCTGTGCCCCTCCAACCCCTTTCTCCCAGAAGCCTTAAAGGTTTGAACTGAGATctatgatccatttggagttaatttttgtgtgtgaagAATGGTGGTTGATTTTTTATCAGCAATAATGGAGGCCAACAGGCAATAGATTGAAAACTTTAAAGTTCTGAAAGAAAAACTGTCATCTACAATTCTAGGTCTAGCAAtaatatatttcaaaaatgaaggtgacaCAAAGACATTTCAGACATAAAAGAATTTCATTGCCAGCAGATCTACtctaagaaataataaaggaagtTCCTTAGGCTAAAGGAAAATGATATGAATTGGAAACTCAAGTCTGAAAGAAGGAATGAAAAGCACCATCCATGGTAAATATGTGGGTGGTCATAGaagaatatgtattttttcttttaatctctttaaaagatataacattgtttaaagcaaaaataatactttattatgGGGTTTATAATGTAGGTACATATAATATATGtgacaaaatatcacaaagtatGGGATTTAAGGGGAATTATACTGATGTAGTACACTATTAATTTTGAGTAGATTATGGTAGATATTGCAATCTTAAAACAACCACTAAAAAGTTTTATACTGATGTAGTACACTACTAATTTTGAGTAGATTATGGTAGATATTGCAATCTTAAAACAACCACTAAAAAGCCAAAGAGGTATAGCTAATTAAATAGAATAACCAAAATGgaataataaacatttttattaatccaaaagaagggaggaaaggaagaataaaattacagaaataaggTGGAATAAATACAATATGAGTAGCAAAATGGTAGACTTATCCCAAAACATATAAATAATTACAATAAATATAAAAGTTAATTATTCCAAGTAAAAAGCAGAGATTTTCAGATTGTATAAAAAACACGACTGaacttactttctttttcaaaagacatactttaaatataaagaaacagatagttgaaagtaaaaggatggaaaaagatataatatacatgctgcttccatggatgttgattgttgacacaagtagaatgaaatcattgacaccTTCAGTTTATTCTTCATTTATCATtctgttgtttactggtccagttgtgagaattttcatttgcttgatgttctttttttttttttttttgatgttcaggtgtaatcatagtgaaggctgtgatctttgatcttcatcagtaactgcttcaaactgtctccattttcagcaagcaagactgtgtcattcACATATCACAAATTGtgaatgagccttcctccaagcctgatactacattcttcttcatatattcagcttctcagattatttgtttagtatacagattgaataagcaaggtgaaaggatacagccctgcccctgggtggtgtggagaggctgttaactgaaagattggagattcgagttcacccagaggctcctttgaagaaaggcttgacaagctacttctgaaagactagccattgaaaaaactccagggagcacagtcctaccctgacatacatcgagttgccgtaagtcagaatgaacttgacaaGAACTGGTAAAACTGAGGTACATTCTATTAAATAATTGTAATCTTCAGAAAAATTAATTTCATAAAAGATAAATTTCATTAATTGTTCTATATTAAAGAAAATCAAGGAGGCATGACAAGTAGAGGCAAAACACAATCCCAGACTGAGTTctatacagaaaaacaaacaaacaaaccccaaacCCAACAATCAATAGAGACATTATAGGGATAATGGGTGAAACTGAAATGTGAATTGTGGATTTGATAATATTATATCACCGGCAATCTTCTAATTTTGACTGTGCCATGATTATGTAAGAGAATgccattttccttaaaaaaaatactcattatAATGTTTATGGGTAAGCGGGCAGAATGCTTCCAAGTTAACTCTCTGATGGTTCCATGTATCTCTATATCTCATTCTGTATCTCTATACGCATatcaataaagagaaaagaaaatgaacaggtgGTTAATCTGGGTTTGTGGAGGTCCTTGTATTTTGCTTGCGATTTTTCTGATAGTTTTTATATTAAAAGGTTACAAAAATCAATATCTGTGTTAGcgagggttctccagagaaacagaacccgTAAGCTATCTATCATCTTTTAtctttctacacacacacacacacacacacacacatgcacacacatacatatatacatatatattgtgAATTGACTCATGTGATTGTGGGGGCTAGGAAGTCCAAAATCCATTGATCAGGTGACAAGCTGGAAACTCCCAACAGTCTTGCCTTtcaaatcagcaggtcaggtggGCAGGCTGGAAACTGACAGTATGTCAATGTTACTGTCTTGAGGCAGTGTTCTTCTCCTTTGGGAAATCTGTTTTTTCTCTTAAGGTCTTTAATTGATTGAATGAGGCTCACACACATTGTGGGCAATACTTAAGGTCAACTGgagctctactttaccaagcatgatgtctttctccagggactggtcccttctaataacatgtccaaagtgtgtgagatgaagtcttgtcatccttatttctaaggagcattctggctgtacttcttccaagatagatttgtttgttcttctggcagtccatggtatattcaatattcttcaccaacaccataattcaaaggtatcaattcttcttcagtcttctttatttaatGCCCTACTTTTGtatgcatttgaggcaattgaaaacaccatggcttgggtcaggtgcatcttaatccttaaagtgacatctttgctttttaacacttgaaagaggtcgtttgcagcagatttgcccaatgcaatgtatcatttaatttcttgattgcttCTTTCACATGTATATATCTTCATAGCAACATATAGAGAAGTATTTGACCAAACAATTGGGCATCatagcctaggcaagttgacacatacaatTAACCATCACGATATCCTTACCAGAAGCTATTTCTGTTGGACAGATTGAATAATATTAATGAACACAGTGATTTGTATCTTAGCTTTGCTGGAATATATGTTCAGCATTATGAGACTGCTGAAAACTCCTTTCTGAATTAAGAATTGACAAATGCCTTGAGAAAAATATTGCTACAAGGAATCTAACTTTCTTCTCTGAATCTCCCTTCACTTGAAGATCTTGGCTTCTCATGTCCTTGTTGCCTCGGCAACCCTAAACTCTGATTGTTGTCTTCTTAGCCAGATGAGATGGCCAGTAATTGAGAAATGCCCCCTGGGAAAAAATGGTATGCAGGATGTTTTTCTCCTCCCAATGAGCTTTTCTTCCTACAGCATGTTGGTTCCTCAATTCCTAGCTGTTTCTTATGTTTTTGAATATATCtcagtttctttctctgtctctctcttttctgaTCTTTTGGTCTGTATTAGATACCTTGCCCTTGTCCAAATTACCTTGATCGTCTCAGAACCATTGATAACATAAAAATCGGTAGGTAACGTTATAGGTTCTCACACTTTAtataatggtattaaaaaaaaaaaaaacatttagtaTACTTACTAGAAAACTCTCTACATAAAAtatgtgtattttgttttttgtttttgttaatggCCTATTTTTAGAATGCTtctgtgatccaacagaatgtgaaaattatcaaacaatatcattaatactacatgcagataaaattttgctgataattcaaaaatggctgcagcactaAATCAGTAGGGAAccgtcagaaattcaagccagattcagaagaggacatgaaacgagagttatcattgctgatgttataTGAATCTTGGCTACTGGCAGAGAATACccgaaagatgttcacctgtgttttattgactatgtaaaggcattcaaccgtgtgaatcataacaaattatggatgacattgtgaagcatggaaattccagaacatttaattgtgctcatgcagaaactgtacatagaccaagaggcagtcatgtgaacagaacaaggggatactgcgtggtttaaaatcagaaaaggtgtgtgtcagggttgtgtcttttccgcatacttattcagtctgtatgctgagcaaataatctgagaagctggactatataaagaagaacggggactcaggactggaggaagactccttaacaacctgtgatacacagataatacaaccttgcttgttcaaagcgaagaagacttgaagcacttactgatgaagatcaaagactacagccttcagtatagattacatctcaacataaagaaaacaaaaatcctcacagccagaccaataagcaatcgtcacaataaatggagaaaatattgaagtttccaagggtttcattttacttgaatccacaatcaaagcctgtggaagcagcagtcaagaaaccaaacgacgtattgcattgggcaaatctgcttcaaaagacctctgtaacgtgttaaaaatcaaagatgtcactttgaggacaaatgTGCACCTGATGCAAGCCTTGATATCTTCCGTTGCCTCaaatgcatgccaaagctggataacaaataaggaagaacaaaaaagaattgatgccttcgaattatggtattggtgaagcatattaaatatacaatggactgccagaagaatgaacaaacctgtcctggaagaaatccagccagaatgctctttagaagagaggatggtgagactttgtctcatgtactttggacatgttatcaggaggggccagtccctgaagaaggacataatgcttggtaaagtagaaaaaaaaaaaaaaaaaagtagagggtcagtgaaaaagaggaagaccccaacaagatgtattgacatgGTGGTTGCAACAGCCAGTTCAAATatcgcaatgattgtgaagatggagcaggaccaggcagcattttgttctgctgtacacagggttgctatgagttggactgacttgatggcacctaacaacaacaacattttaggagcagttttaggtttacaatAATATTGCACAGAAAGTACAGAAAATTCCCATATACCTCTCTTCTGCCTTAATGCTGTTTCTTCTATTACTAATGTCTTATATTTATGTAATACATTTGTTAGAGTTGATGAATcaatattaatatattattataAACTGTAGTCATTACTTTATggtagggttcactctttgtgttttaCATCCCATGGGTATATAAtgccatgtgtccaccattatagTACCAtccagaatagtttcactgccctacaCATGCACTGTGttccatccattcatctttttCTTCAGCCCCCTATACCTGTGGCAATAACTGATCTTTTTGCTCTCTCTATAGTTTTGGCTCTGtaagaatgtcatatagttgtaGGTAGcattttcagactggcttctttcgctTAGAAATATGCATTTAAATTTCCTCCATATCTTgatagctcatttttttttttatcgctgaataatgctacaatgtaTGAATGTATTACTATTAGTTTATaaattcacctattgaaggataTCTTGGTTCCTTCcaattttggcaattatgaataaatcaGCTACGAACAATCACGTGCAGGTTTTTGTGAACATAGGTTTCCAATCTTGATTTGTTCTCATAGCTGCTTAGTACTGCATTGTGTATAACTTAGGACAAGTAGTTCCTATTGATGGTCATTTGAGTATTTTTCAGTCTTTTACTAGTAAAAACAATGCTTTATTGAGTAGCCTTGTGCACTGGTAATTTTGTATTTTTGCCAATGTATCTTTGGGATAGTAGTGGAACAAGTGGATTGGTAAAagttaataccaaaaaaaaaaaaaaaaatactattgctgtcaagtcaattctgactcacagcgaccctataggacagattagaactgccccatagagtttccaaggagtgtctggtggattcaaactgctgtagctcttaactactatgccaccagggtttacaaaaGTTAATAGCATGTGAAAATTTGCTAGACATTGCCAAGAGGTTGTGCCATTTTTATTCCTATCAAGAATGCATGAGAGTGTCTCTTTTTCTAGTTTCACCAGCAGATTGTATTATTAAATTTTGAGAATTTTGCTATTCTGTCAGAAATGATATTTCAGTAAGTTTCACTTTGCATATATCTTAACATGAAAGAGCTTGAACATCTTTTAATGTATTTAAGGCTCATTTGCCTTATGAACTTTTCTATGAACTATAAGTTCATATCTTGTGCCCATTTTTTTCATCAGGTTGTTATTTTTTGTCTAAATTTTTAGAAACTCTTTATATCAGGGCTATTAAACTTTGTAATGTGAGGTGTAATATTTTCTCCTAGCATCTCCTATATCTTCTTTTCTGCAGATTTTGCcatgcatttaaaaaattaattttatatcaTCAGTTTTTACCATATTTATGGACTATGAAGACATtaactcttgctttcttttactatttgtatagttttttttttttaaggtttagagctttaaattattttataaaatttcctGGCATGTGATGTGAAGAATATATCCAATATATTTTTCCCATATCACTATGCAGTTACTCCACTGTCATATTAATATGTCCTGCCTTTTTGAGTTAAACATAATTTTAATTCCTTATCAAGTGACACTTTGACAAATTGCAATCTTTTTACTTAGAatatttaatgttattttttgACTGtcagttatttgcaatgaagagagATTTATCAGAATTACTGGTCAAGCTCTTTTTCAACCTATATTTCCCTCTACTCCTATCCCAAATTTTTAGCATACTCTCTAGAATGGTAGAGCCCCTAAGACAGTATCACAGATCAGCAGGAAAATGAGGGACATGTTAATATGATAGTAGAGTAACTGGATAGCAATATGGGAAAAAAGATACTGAATCTGTTCTTCACATCATATGGCAGAACAGTTCCTAATGAGTGCATGAGTATGTGCTTGAACATAAACATACATGTGCTCACTTATATCTACAATATTCCAAATGATTATCTGTTAATGATTGTGATGTATCATATTACCCGAGTATGTAtgttgaggtaaaaaaaaaaaaaaaagattgagtaCTTTTGGCTTTATATTAATATATAGGATTTAAATTATAGCAATAATGATAATACCTATATATTGAGTGCTGAATATATGTCACAAAATGTCCTATGTGATTTATATCTGTCTCATTATTCCTCATAATAATCACATACAGTAAATATTATTATCTCCTTTCTACAGCTGTGGAAACTGAAGCTTATGAAAGTTAAATAATGTGCTCACAGTCATGACTAactcaaaaaaacccactgccatctagtcgattctgactcatacagaccatataggacagggtagaactgccccatagagtttccaaggagcccctggtggattcgaactgccaaccttttggttaacaactgtagCACTGatccactatgccactagggtttccagtcaTGACTAAAAAAAGGTAAGGAGTAAATAGAGTTGAACCTGACTTTCTCTGATTTCAAAGCTCATGCTCTGAAAGATGACATGGATGGATCCAAGTGATATACTTCATTACAACATGTTGAGATACCTGAATCCTTCTAAATACTTTTCACTGCTTATGAGCAGTTGCTGTCACAGGATGTCAGTTGCCTACAAGGCACATTTCACATGCCAGACTCCCTCTTCCCATCACTGTTCATAAAGCACTCATTAATTATGGATTGTTATATTGATAGGAGGTGAGCTATAAATTGTTAAAATGGGAggcttttttttaacctcttaaaAATTGACTTACACGTATCCTTATTACTAAACATATTTTTGGGCTAGGCATTAAGTGGTtgcttccttgattttttttgtttttccttgatgTTTTTATGCAAAATGAGtcaaataaagttttaaaaccaTTTATAAGCCAGGCTggattttgtcttttgctctttTACCCTCAAGACCACCCAAGAAGGCACAAATACTCTTGTTTTTCTGAGAATTAGGTGAGATAATATTTTGAAAGCATGGTATTTACTTTGCATCTGTATCCAAAAATATGAAGTACAAGGTTATTTGATGATAAATTGAGGCAGTGTATTTGAAAATTGTGTGACATTTCCTACGTGGTAAAGGAAAGGAATATACAATTGTCATGAGCTTTACTAAGTACTTTACCAACTTTACATTATGTTATTATCTCAGACTAGTCTCACAAATATGGAAGATCTAAGATTTTATCCTACAATTCATAGTCCATTTTCTCAGCCGTCTCATTGCAGCTCTCATGTCTTTGTTCCACAGTGTATATATTATTGGATTCAAGAGAGGAGTGACTACAGAGTAAAACACAGCAAGGAATTTATCTAATGCCTCGATAGGGAATGGCCAGGCATAAATAAAGATACATGgtccaaaaaacaaaagaactacTGTGATGTGAGCAGTCAAAGTGGACAGAGCCTTGGATGACCTGTCTGAAGGGTGGTGCTGGATAGTTACTAGAATGATAGTGTAGGAGATGATTAGGAGAACAAAAGAACACACAGTGAGCACGCCACTGTTAGCAATGACCATGATATCCAACCTGTAGGTGTCTGTGCAGGCGAGTTTTATGACCCTGGGAAGGTCACAATAGAAGCTGTCCACctcattggggccacagaagggtaAGTTCACTGCAAAGGCCAACTGACTCACTGAGTGGAGGAAACCAATTCCCCAAGCAGCAGCAACAATGCCCACACATACATTGCCACACATAACTGTGGTGTAGTGCAGGGGTTTACAGATTGCTACGTATCTGTCAAAAGCCATGGCTATAAGGATCACCAGCTCACCCCCACCAAAGAAGTGAAGGAAAAATATCTGACCAAGGCAGCCCTTGAAAGAGATGACTTTACGCTTACTGAAAAAGTCAGCAGTCATCTTGGGGGCTGTGACTGAAGACAGACATAGATCAATGAGTGAGAGGTTGGccagcaggaagtacatgggagggTGAAGGTGGGAGTCAAAAGCCACAGTTATGACACTGAGAAGGTTTCCTAACACAATTCCTACATAGAATACAAAGAAGAATACAAATAGGGAAATCTGGAGTTCCTGAGAATTGGAGAGTCCCAGAAAAATAAACTCAGTCACCATGGAGTGATTTGTTTCACTTATTGATTCATTCCAGAAAGTAGCCTCTGCAGTTACCTTGGAGAAGAGGATAAGGAGGAAGTCAGAATTATTGTATGCAGCTTCAAAATCTCATAACATTCTTTTGTATGTATCTCTACCATTTTGTATCACTTTTATGACTTTCTATGGTTTATTGCATAAAAGCTTTCAAAATCACAAAATCTAACTCACCATCTTAACCTTCACTACTGcgctgttgaaaaccctggtagcgcagtggttaagagctatggctactaagcaaaaggtcagcagtttgaatccatgaggcgctccttggaaaccctgtggggcagttctgctctgtcctatagggttgttatgagtcagaattgacttgatggcaaaggtttggttttgattttactgCCCTGTTTGTGCATTAGAGTCCAGTTATCCCAGCCTTCTTAGTGTCAACACTTATGCTGGATTTATTCCTAACAAAATAGCTCTGTTCATGCGGTGCTGTCTGCCATATTAACCATATAAATAACATCAGCCTACATTTATCTCCTTTTTTAATGAATTCCAAAACAATTTATTCTGTAGCACATAACTCTTAAATATATACAAGTATGATCTTGTGTAGGTCCTTCTTACCAAATAGAGAGTAGGTTCTCTAAGGACCAGATGTCAGTAAAACAAAAGCAATTTATGGATGTGTTTTTGAAAAAGTATTCTTAGTAACCTAGTAGTCCATCACAAAAATTTTTACGTATGGCTGTTGGAAACCCTTTCTCTATCAAACTAAAATGAATCCTTATTTATAATTCTGCTATGTAAGACAATATAGTGCATGAGTTTTGTGTGTAGTCTGTGGACCTTGCATGCTTTAGTCATCCTGTTTAAGgcttattttatcattttgtaaATGTGGTTAATAATTATACCCACCTCTTACGATTTTTATGAATTTCAAACAAGATAATGTGTTTGTTACAGAGTATTTTATAtttagtaagtgttcaataaccCAAACCAATAGATTTAGCTAATTATTAGTAGTAAGATTTATCACCTTCTGATTCATAGATTGTAGTACCccaataatcattaaaaaaaaatttatttgcatGCTAGAAATAGCACTCAAAACATGTGATTGAATTTCAGTTCCCTGTATCCCTTTGTTTTCTTGTATTTAAAATGCATGTATTAGATCAGAATTTCCACTACTCTGACACTCTATGGAGGGTGAGGAAGGGTCACACCTCCAAAATAATTGTCATAGTCTTTCAAAAGCTTGGGTAGAAACCCTTCTAAGACACTTCTCTAGAGATTAAGCGTTAGGGAAATTTTAAGTTTATGTGATTCTAAAAGAGAACCTAGGAGTCATAAGGCCTTCTAGAGGATGGAATTTATAATTACCATTGGGTGATATTAAAATGTTTAGGGAAAAAAGATTAtgccaaaataaaatgaaagatgaaaaatagAACAAcgaaaaaataaaatagcataaAAATACAATTCAAAATGTGAGAAAAAGGATAAGATTTGGGAAATTCAAATGTGAAATGAGGAAAATGTAATAAAGGGTTCTTGGGAGAAAGTGTTAGGGGTTTAACAGGAGAGAAATTGGCAAGGGATTCTAGAATGCCTACTAAGGGATTTGTGTTTTATGAAGACTTGAACGATTAAAAAACCATGAGCAATTATTCAATAAATTAACTCTGGCCTCAATTTGACTTGGAAAAGGAGGAGACTGGAAATAAAGTTAAGCCTAACAAGAATTAATAACCTGTAGGCTGTGGTTGTATGAGTAGGAAAGGGATAAGAGAAGATTTGTGAGGGTCCATCAAGTAAAGCGTTGTAATGGTTCAGATGTGAATTTGTGTGCTAGGTGGCCTGGGTTCAAGTCATGGGTATAGATACTTCAGCtgatggccttgggcaagttacttaacttcttttAGTCTTACTGCCacatccaataaaaaaaaagggtagTAATAGCACTAGTTTATAGGAAAGATGGGAAGATTGAATGTTACTGTGCATATAAAGTTTGAGCACATACAAAGTGGTTAATATATAATAGCAATTATTAAGGCAGTAATaacagaaaaccagttgccattgagttgagtctCCTCTTGGTGGAATCGAACCTCCAACTtgttgcttagcagccgagtacattaGCAGTTTGCACTGCCCAGGCACCTCAGAGAAAGCcccggagatctacttctgaaaaatcagtcattgagaaccctgtggagcatagttctactctgacacacatggggtcgcgatgagtcgggATAGACTCGATGCTCatgggtaactttttttttaataacagtgaATTTGTCAACAGAATATGAGAGATGAATAAAAGTGATTCTAATGTTTTTATTCGGAGTGATTAGGAGCATTGGGATGTATGGCTTTAACTCTGATAGTGATTATAACAAGCAACGCTATAGCAACATGCAATAAAGAGATCACTTTTAGGAGCAGGGATAAATTTGAAAGGAGGTAGAGAATGATGATGGTAATTGTCTAGACATATAGAAGTATTGTTGGGGCATCCTTGTAGGTTGCTGTCTGTTAGGCAAGGGCCTGAAATGTGGCTTTTGGGCATGAGTTGAGAAAGCCAATTTCAATTGTGTATTGAGGCAAGAAAATAAGAGTAACTCTTCGAAGAAGTTTGGCAGCAAAATTGAAAATAGAGTGATACCCTTAAGGGGAAGCATGGCCAtgagaatagaacagcataggaattaatggataagtaaatgTAAAAGAAAGATGTAGAAATTTTTGGATATAATTCCAGGTGAAACATGAATAGAGGTTTACTCTTGCCAAATTTCTTGGAAGAAtagtattatttgttttctctactTCATAATCACATTGATTCCATGTCCCTTGGAAATTATAGTTTTCTTCTCATTATCCTGAGTCTTATTACTGAGCTCAATTTAGGGATTTCAAGTTTCTTCTCAAGTATAAAGAGAAGTGTAATAATAAATGATGaacactggttttacttctcttctGCTTAGCACGGTAATAAATATAATCATACTAATCATTGATTATAAAGAGGATGAGATTCCTATTGCGAGATGATGTTTGGCATGACTGATTCGTTGAGCTGTTTCTTTAGAATCAAAGTATGCAATTTAGATTTGGCCTTCAAGATTTCCTGGTGTGATACCATTTCATGTCACTGAGAGAGAAGGACACACTTGACTGTTAGATCTTCACAGGAAATATACCAAGGATGATTGTTGATCCAAGGGTCTGA
The window above is part of the Loxodonta africana isolate mLoxAfr1 chromosome 10, mLoxAfr1.hap2, whole genome shotgun sequence genome. Proteins encoded here:
- the LOC100659753 gene encoding olfactory receptor 4F4, which translates into the protein MVTEFIFLGLSNSQELQISLFVFFFVFYVGIVLGNLLSVITVAFDSHLHPPMYFLLANLSLIDLCLSSVTAPKMTADFFSKRKVISFKGCLGQIFFLHFFGGGELVILIAMAFDRYVAICKPLHYTTVMCGNVCVGIVAAAWGIGFLHSVSQLAFAVNLPFCGPNEVDSFYCDLPRVIKLACTDTYRLDIMVIANSGVLTVCSFVLLIISYTIILVTIQHHPSDRSSKALSTLTAHITVVLLFFGPCIFIYAWPFPIEALDKFLAVFYSVVTPLLNPIIYTLWNKDMRAAMRRLRKWTMNCRIKS